ACGTATTCCCGCCGCTGTTTGATTTACTGGGTGACCTGTTGGAAGCCAGCCTACCGTCGCGGGTGGTAGCGATTGAGCTTGAGCATGATGCCCGGCTTCACTTCTGGCAGGCCCGTCTGCATGACCCACGTCTGCGTGAAGGGGCTGATTACTACCTCTCGGTGCGTTCAACGGTACCGGTGGCACAACTGCAGGAGCAGTTCCCGCGCCAGTGCAAGATCGGCAACCCCGATCATGTCAGAAGTATCGTCAATTCATCGCGGGTCGGCGTGCCTCTGACGCCGCTGCGCCATGTACCGGCAGCCATTCCGTTACGTCTGGAAAATCAGTATTTCAGTCTTGATGTCTCTCATCCTCAGGCCACTGAAATGCTTCAGGGCGGTACCTGCATGTTTTACGTTCCGGGCATGCTCGGCGAGCCTGAACTTGAACTCTTTGCGGTGTTGAGAACATGAGTGAACGTAAACGCGGCACTGCCGCGGCCATTGATATTGATGCCCTGCTGCAGGACACCTGGCTTCAGGTGATCAGCCTGCGTCACGGTCCGACGTTTCAGGAGGGCGAAGGGCGCACGCTGTGGGAGCGCTGTATTGCTGATGTCGAACGTGTGCAGCGTGAGCTGAAAGCGAGCGAACTCGATGAAGCCAGCTGTCAGCATATTCTTACCGCACAGTGCGCCCTGCTCGATGAGGCGGTGAAAGGTCGTGGTGTGGAAGATGACGCCTGTGTGCAGTGGTATGACATTCCCCTGCAGGGGCACTTCCTCGGCACTATGGACGCCGGCGACACACTGTGCGATCGGATGCGCGATGTGCTGCGTGAACCAGCGCCTGACCATGTCGTCGTGACCTGCTTCCAGCGGGTCATGATGCTGGGTTTTCTCGGCAGTTACCGCTCATTGAATGACCCGGAGCGCCAGAAGCTTGTCAACGCACTCAGTGAATATGTCACACCGTTCAGCTATCCACAGTCCTACCCCGTACTGGCGGAAAGTCATACCGGGCGGGGAATCATGGGCGGCTGGCTGGCGTCATGGCCCGTACGTATTGGTCTGAGTGTGATAGTGGTCGCTGCACTCTGGTGGGGACTGGATCGCTGGCTGGATCAGTTGCTGCTAACCCTGTTGCCGGGGGCCGTGAAATGAGTCCTGCACAACGGCGCGGGCTGGCGTTGTGGGCCGTCCTGCTGAGTGCCGTGGTCTGCCTGAGTTTTCTGCCTGTATCCAGGTGGGTTTCTGTGCTCATTCTGTTGGTGGTACTGGGGCTTATCGTGGCGTTCTGGACTGTCGCCAGTCGCCGTGAACAGCATGATGTCACCCTGCGCCTGGAGGACCTGCCTGACGCTACTTACCGTCAGCCCGTAGTGCTGGTTTGTGGCGATCTGCCTCTGGCCTGGCCGCATTCGTCACCGGTACTCACTGTCACGCAGGGATGCTGGATCCGCGTGGAGGATCATCATGATCTGGCGCAGGCCGCCCGTCAGATACTGTGGTTACGTCCTGACTGGGGACGTCAGCTTTCGGTGATGATCAGCGTCTGCCCGCAGCAGCACCCTGACAGCGAAGCCCTGACCAGTCGACTGCTGACCCTGCGCTGGCACATCAGCCAACTGCGTAAAGCAACCGGTCACTCTGTGCCGCTGGTACTGAATGGTCAGGTCGGCAGCGCGATGACGAATGACATGTTCTGGCAGGCGGTTTTCCCGGGAGAACGGGTGAGGGTCTGGCGTGAATCTTCAGCCCCGGGTTCTGTTGCTGAATGGGTTACCTCCGGCGGAACGCCTGCGGTTCAGCAACAGGTGCTGATGAATAGTCTGATGAACTGGTTCCGTCAGCATGTCCAGGCAGTCTTTATGGATGAGAACCCCGATGTGCCGGTCATTGCACCTGTTGCGGTGCTGTGGGGAATGGGGCCGATCCTGGCCGGAAGCCTGGCCACATCGGCCTGGACGACGTGGCTTTCCCGTCACACCGCGATGCAGCAGGTGTCTGGCTGGCAGCCAGTGGGAACGGACAGTACGGTCATCTCCCTGTTCCCGGATTTTATTCTGCCATTACTGCCGGAAGGGCGGGGCCTGACACCGCGTGAGCGAACCTGGCGTTGTGCGCTCGGGATTTTCACGCTAGCGGCCATTGCTGCACTGCTCAGCAGTGGCTGGAACAACCGCCAGCTGCTGCAACGCGTGAGCTTCGATATTGTCCGTTACAACAGCATCGCCATGGATGATTACGGTCCTAAAGCCAGCGCCGTACAGGTGCTGCGCGAGGATGCGGCGCTGCTGGATGAGCATGCACGGAATGGTGTACCGGCCCGGCTGGGCCTGGGGCTTTATCGGGGGGGACGTCTGCGAATACCGGTGCTGGAAGCGATCCGCTCGTATGTGCCACCACCTCCTCCACCGAAGCCTGTGGAAAAGGTCGCGCCGAAAATCATCCGCCTCGACAGCATGTCGCTGTTCGACACCGGCAAATGGGCGCTGAAACCCGGCACCACGAAGCTGCTGGTGAATTCGCTGGTGGGCATTAAGGCGAAGCCCGGCTGGCTGATTGTGATAGCGGGTCATACCGACAGCACGGGCGATGACCCGTCCAACCAGGTGCTGTCGCTTAAGCGTGCGGAGTCTGTGCGCAACTGGATGCGCGACACCGGCGATGTGCCGGAGAGCTGCTTTGCGGTGCAGGGCTACGGCGAAAGCCGTCCTGTCGCCACCAACGACACGGCGGAAGGCCGGGCGCTGAACCGCCGTGTCGAAATCAGTCTGGTGCCGCAGGCGAATGCCTGTCAGCTGCCGGGCAACACACCCGCGCCATCGCAGGATGATGGCGTCTCAAAAAATGAAATGGAGTAATTAACATGGCAATTCCTGTTTATCTGTGGCTGAAGGACGATGGCGGCGCGGACATCAAAGGTTCCGTGGACGTTCAGGATCGTGAAGGCAGCATCGAAGTGGTGGCTCAGGAACACAACCTGTACATCCCGACCGACAACAACACCGGCAAGCTGACCGGCACCCGTATCCACACGCCGTTCCTGTTCACCAAGGAGATCGACTCCTCCAGCCCGTATCTGTACAAGGCGGTGACCACCGGCCAGACCCTGAAATCGGCTGAGTTCAAGTGGTACAAAATCAACGATGCCGGCCAGGAAGTGGAGTACTTCAACACCAGACTGGAAAATGTGAAGGTCGTGAAGGTGAATCCGGTGATGCATGACATCAAGGATCCGTCTTTCGAGAAGCACAACCATCTGGAGCAGATTGAGCTGCGCTACGAAAAAATCACCTGGACCTACAAGGACGGCAACATCATTCATTCCGATTCCTGGAACGAACGCGCCACCGCCTGAGTCTTGTGCGGACGGGTTTTCCCGTCCGCCGTTTTTGCTGAACGCCTGTAACCGCGGACGTTCAGCAAAGAAAAACACAATCTGCCTGCCCGACCTTATGCGCTTTGGGTTCCTGAATACCAGGAAAAGCGACGGGCGGTAGCGTGTCCGGAACTGATAAAGAGAGAGTCTCATGGAAAATCCAGCCAGCCTGTTACGTCGTCTGAACCCCTACTGCGCCCTTGCGATGGAAGGCGCGGCCTCCCTGTGCCAGACCCGCGCCCATGCGGAAATCCTGCCCGAGCACTGGCTGCTGAAGCTGCTGGAGCAGGGTGAAGGCGATCTCACCGTGCTGGCCCGCCGTTATGAATGGGATATGGACGGGATATGGCAGGATTTGCTGAATTTTCTGGAGAAGCTGCCCCGTTCAGTGCGCAGCCGCCCGCAGCTTTCGGACAGCACTCAGACCCTGATGCAGGACGCGTGGCTGCGCGC
This region of Enterobacter cloacae complex sp. R_G8 genomic DNA includes:
- a CDS encoding OmpA family protein, whose translation is MSPAQRRGLALWAVLLSAVVCLSFLPVSRWVSVLILLVVLGLIVAFWTVASRREQHDVTLRLEDLPDATYRQPVVLVCGDLPLAWPHSSPVLTVTQGCWIRVEDHHDLAQAARQILWLRPDWGRQLSVMISVCPQQHPDSEALTSRLLTLRWHISQLRKATGHSVPLVLNGQVGSAMTNDMFWQAVFPGERVRVWRESSAPGSVAEWVTSGGTPAVQQQVLMNSLMNWFRQHVQAVFMDENPDVPVIAPVAVLWGMGPILAGSLATSAWTTWLSRHTAMQQVSGWQPVGTDSTVISLFPDFILPLLPEGRGLTPRERTWRCALGIFTLAAIAALLSSGWNNRQLLQRVSFDIVRYNSIAMDDYGPKASAVQVLREDAALLDEHARNGVPARLGLGLYRGGRLRIPVLEAIRSYVPPPPPPKPVEKVAPKIIRLDSMSLFDTGKWALKPGTTKLLVNSLVGIKAKPGWLIVIAGHTDSTGDDPSNQVLSLKRAESVRNWMRDTGDVPESCFAVQGYGESRPVATNDTAEGRALNRRVEISLVPQANACQLPGNTPAPSQDDGVSKNEME
- the hcp gene encoding type VI secretion system effector Hcp encodes the protein MAIPVYLWLKDDGGADIKGSVDVQDREGSIEVVAQEHNLYIPTDNNTGKLTGTRIHTPFLFTKEIDSSSPYLYKAVTTGQTLKSAEFKWYKINDAGQEVEYFNTRLENVKVVKVNPVMHDIKDPSFEKHNHLEQIELRYEKITWTYKDGNIIHSDSWNERATA
- the tssL gene encoding type VI secretion system protein TssL, short form → MSERKRGTAAAIDIDALLQDTWLQVISLRHGPTFQEGEGRTLWERCIADVERVQRELKASELDEASCQHILTAQCALLDEAVKGRGVEDDACVQWYDIPLQGHFLGTMDAGDTLCDRMRDVLREPAPDHVVVTCFQRVMMLGFLGSYRSLNDPERQKLVNALSEYVTPFSYPQSYPVLAESHTGRGIMGGWLASWPVRIGLSVIVVAALWWGLDRWLDQLLLTLLPGAVK